In Saccharothrix syringae, the following are encoded in one genomic region:
- a CDS encoding NAD(P)/FAD-dependent oxidoreductase, whose product MAAVKSQPTRIVIVGGGYVGMYTALGLQKKLRSGEASVTVIDPQPHMTYQPFLPEAAAGSIEPRHVVVPLRKVLNRCHVVTGRVTKIEHARKTVTVELADGHVGEYEYDVLVSALGAISRTLPIPGLPEVGIGMKTIGEAIYLRNHVLSRLDQAASTDDPELRKRLLTFVVIGGGFAGIETLAELEDMARYALRYYEGLKPADMHWVLVEATNRIMPEVSAKLGVYTVEQLEKRGIRCYLDTRVKSMEGGHVVLDDGTEFDSDTIIWTAGMKANPMLRDTDLPLDPRGRVQCTAAMQVVGLPGVWAAGDCSAVPDLSRTEEDPTATCVPNAQHAIRQSKLLSKNIVASLRGKQPKDYYHKYVGSVAGLGLYKGVADVYGMRFRGVVAWFMHRSYHVMFMPTVNRKFRVFVDWTQALFSGREVVALGQIHDPKAEFDRATKS is encoded by the coding sequence ATGGCTGCTGTGAAGTCGCAACCCACACGGATCGTGATTGTCGGCGGTGGGTACGTCGGCATGTACACCGCGCTGGGATTGCAGAAGAAGCTGCGTTCCGGCGAGGCGTCCGTGACGGTCATCGACCCCCAGCCGCACATGACCTACCAGCCGTTCCTCCCCGAGGCGGCGGCGGGTTCCATCGAGCCGCGCCACGTGGTGGTGCCGCTGCGCAAGGTCCTCAACCGGTGCCACGTGGTCACCGGCCGCGTCACGAAGATCGAGCACGCGCGCAAGACCGTGACCGTCGAGCTGGCCGACGGCCACGTCGGCGAGTACGAGTACGACGTGCTGGTCTCGGCGCTCGGCGCGATCTCGCGCACCCTGCCGATCCCCGGCCTGCCCGAGGTCGGCATCGGCATGAAGACCATCGGCGAGGCCATCTACCTGCGCAACCACGTGCTGTCGCGGCTCGACCAGGCCGCCAGCACCGACGACCCGGAGCTGCGCAAGCGGCTGCTGACCTTCGTGGTCATCGGCGGCGGCTTCGCGGGCATCGAGACGCTGGCGGAGCTGGAGGACATGGCCCGCTACGCGCTGCGCTACTACGAGGGCCTCAAGCCCGCCGACATGCACTGGGTCCTGGTCGAGGCGACCAACCGGATCATGCCCGAGGTGAGCGCCAAGCTCGGCGTCTACACCGTCGAGCAGCTGGAGAAGCGCGGCATCCGCTGCTACCTGGACACCCGGGTGAAGTCGATGGAGGGCGGCCACGTCGTCCTGGACGACGGCACCGAGTTCGACTCGGACACCATCATCTGGACCGCGGGCATGAAGGCCAACCCGATGCTGCGCGACACCGACCTGCCGCTGGACCCGCGCGGCCGGGTGCAGTGCACGGCGGCCATGCAGGTGGTCGGCCTGCCGGGCGTGTGGGCGGCGGGCGACTGCTCGGCCGTGCCGGACCTCTCGCGCACCGAGGAGGACCCGACGGCGACCTGCGTGCCGAACGCCCAGCACGCCATCCGCCAGTCGAAGCTGCTGAGCAAGAACATCGTGGCCAGCCTGCGCGGCAAGCAGCCCAAGGACTACTACCACAAGTACGTGGGCTCGGTGGCCGGCCTGGGCCTCTACAAGGGCGTCGCGGACGTCTACGGCATGCGGTTCCGGGGCGTGGTGGCCTGGTTCATGCACCGCAGCTACCACGTGATGTTCATGCCCACGGTCAACCGCAAGTTCCGCGTCTTCGTCGACTGGACGCAGGCGCTGTTCTCGGGCCGCGAGGTGGTCGCGCTGGGTCAGATCCACGACCCGAAGGCCGAGTTCGACCGGGCGACCAAGAGCTGA
- a CDS encoding DUF4129 domain-containing protein, with protein sequence MRPRLALALATGSALILVALAARGSSPVTYTDRTAALDDAPPPTASSVEPLNTDVEGSTAAGSLLVFVIVLFAAAIIGAIALAVYIATEVRRRRRSGTGRFSEAPDAVDEHARPPEVLVQRATEALRVLRERANGPPGDAVIAAWLALEQAAEDSGQPRQGHQTPTEFTGALLARYRVDGDATTTLRRTYQRARFGTAEVTPADARVAAEALETIVRGLR encoded by the coding sequence ATGAGACCCCGGCTCGCACTCGCCCTCGCGACGGGGTCCGCGCTCATCCTCGTCGCCCTCGCCGCGCGCGGTTCGTCGCCGGTGACCTACACCGACCGCACGGCGGCCCTCGACGACGCCCCACCTCCCACCGCGAGCTCCGTCGAACCCCTGAACACCGACGTGGAGGGCTCGACCGCGGCCGGTTCGCTGCTGGTGTTCGTGATCGTCCTCTTCGCCGCGGCGATCATCGGCGCCATCGCCCTGGCCGTCTACATCGCCACCGAGGTCCGGCGCAGGCGGCGCTCGGGCACGGGCCGCTTCAGCGAGGCGCCCGACGCGGTCGACGAGCACGCCCGGCCACCCGAGGTCCTGGTCCAACGCGCCACCGAGGCCCTGCGGGTCCTGCGCGAGCGCGCGAACGGCCCGCCGGGCGACGCCGTCATCGCCGCCTGGCTCGCCCTCGAACAGGCCGCCGAGGACAGCGGGCAGCCCAGGCAGGGCCACCAGACGCCCACCGAGTTCACCGGTGCCCTCCTCGCCCGCTACCGGGTGGACGGGGACGCCACCACCACCCTGCGCCGCACCTACCAGCGCGCCCGGTTCGGCACCGCCGAGGTCACCCCGGCCGACGCCAGGGTCGCGGCCGAGGCGCTGGAGACGATCGTGCGGGGGCTGCGATGA
- a CDS encoding AAA family ATPase produces the protein MTQPSTGTIAAEAKAVLDAVGTVVVGRERSLRLALAAILAGGHVLLEDVPGLGKTLMARSLAQALRLGFKRLQCTPDLLPADVTGSFLYDPGTREFTFREGPLFTGLLLADEINRTPPKTQSALLEAMQERQVTVEGRTFPLPRPFHVLATANPVEYEGTYPLPEAQLDRFLLRLDIGYPPPAEEVEVLRRRLARRREEAEVPPVLDAERLAALQRGVEQVAVDDDVLRYCVDLAAATRDHAAVEVGASPRGAQALVLVGRALAVLDGRDFVLPEDVKECAVPALAHRLTLRPETWTSGTTGVEVVTELLGRVPGPASSRS, from the coding sequence GTGACACAGCCGAGCACCGGCACCATCGCCGCGGAGGCCAAGGCGGTGCTCGACGCCGTCGGCACGGTCGTGGTGGGCCGGGAGCGCTCCCTGCGGCTCGCCCTGGCGGCGATCCTGGCCGGCGGCCACGTGCTGCTGGAGGACGTCCCCGGCCTGGGCAAGACGCTGATGGCCCGCAGCCTGGCCCAGGCCCTGCGGCTGGGGTTCAAGCGCCTCCAGTGCACCCCCGACCTGCTGCCCGCGGACGTGACCGGCTCGTTCCTCTACGACCCGGGCACGCGCGAGTTCACCTTCCGCGAGGGCCCGCTGTTCACCGGCCTGCTGCTGGCCGACGAGATCAACCGCACGCCGCCCAAGACCCAGTCCGCGCTGCTGGAGGCCATGCAGGAGCGCCAGGTCACGGTGGAGGGCCGCACCTTCCCGCTGCCCCGCCCGTTCCACGTGCTGGCCACCGCCAACCCGGTCGAGTACGAGGGCACCTACCCGCTGCCCGAGGCGCAGCTGGACCGGTTCCTGCTGCGCCTGGACATCGGCTACCCGCCGCCCGCCGAGGAGGTCGAGGTGCTGCGCCGCCGGCTCGCCCGGCGCCGGGAGGAGGCCGAGGTGCCGCCGGTGCTCGACGCCGAGCGCCTGGCCGCGCTCCAGCGGGGCGTGGAGCAGGTCGCGGTGGACGACGACGTGCTGCGCTACTGCGTGGACCTGGCCGCCGCGACCCGCGACCACGCGGCCGTCGAGGTCGGCGCGTCACCGCGCGGCGCGCAGGCGCTGGTGCTGGTCGGGCGTGCCCTCGCGGTGCTCGACGGGCGGGACTTCGTGCTGCCCGAGGACGTCAAGGAGTGCGCGGTGCCCGCGCTGGCCCACCGGCTCACGCTGCGCCCGGAGACGTGGACCTCCGGCACCACCGGCGTGGAGGTGGTGACCGAGCTGCTGGGTCGCGTGCCGGGTCCCGCGAGCAGCCGGTCGTGA
- a CDS encoding uracil-DNA glycosylase yields MGGLSALDEGVTTCRACPRLVAWREEVARVRRAAFRDQVYWGRPVPGFGPADAALAIVGLAPAAHGANRTGRMFTGDRSGDFLYAALHAVGLANQPTSTHAGDGLTLVGTRITAPVKCAPPANKPTPEERDNCRPWLVRELELLRPTLRAVVVLGAFGWQALLPVLASCWRVPRPRPTFGHGARTALAALDGGAPLHLFGCFHVSQQNTFTGRLTPPMLEEVLAAAAGAAGIRTAGRA; encoded by the coding sequence GTGGGTGGGCTTTCCGCACTGGACGAGGGCGTGACGACCTGCCGGGCCTGCCCGCGCCTGGTCGCGTGGCGGGAGGAGGTCGCGCGGGTGCGGCGGGCCGCGTTCCGGGACCAGGTCTACTGGGGGCGCCCGGTGCCGGGGTTCGGCCCGGCGGACGCGGCGCTGGCGATCGTCGGCCTGGCGCCCGCCGCGCACGGCGCGAACCGCACCGGCCGCATGTTCACCGGTGACCGCTCCGGTGACTTCCTGTACGCGGCGCTGCACGCGGTGGGGCTGGCCAACCAGCCGACGTCCACGCACGCGGGCGACGGCCTGACCCTGGTCGGCACGCGGATCACCGCGCCGGTCAAGTGCGCGCCGCCGGCCAACAAGCCGACGCCGGAGGAGCGGGACAACTGCCGGCCGTGGCTGGTGCGCGAGCTGGAGCTGCTGCGGCCGACGCTGCGGGCGGTGGTGGTGCTGGGCGCGTTCGGCTGGCAGGCGCTGCTGCCGGTGCTGGCGTCGTGCTGGCGGGTGCCGCGCCCGCGCCCGACCTTCGGCCACGGCGCCCGCACCGCGCTGGCGGCCCTGGACGGCGGCGCGCCGCTGCACCTGTTCGGCTGCTTCCACGTGAGCCAGCAGAACACCTTCACCGGGCGGCTGACCCCGCCGATGCTGGAGGAGGTGCTGGCCGCAGCGGCGGGGGCGGCGGGCATCCGGACGGCGGGACGGGCCTGA
- a CDS encoding ATP-grasp domain-containing protein: MTVAGRGDEPVPPPDVVRPVQPTPLLLQGQDYLFRSQPKCLDFQEQVHRLGMVDPGDGGPVPCVLVLARAADMEMNELSIALAERGIRMARIDADRSVDLPLTVYTDQPLLELDRWLLRPLLVWRRHFELASIPVEPGTLAGAYAVDQWGSVANWLASRGDWAHVNPSRATAHLDRLTQLADASAFGLRVPRTTVTTRPGRTRPGGGRCIVKTSGRHLLEPRPGRQHGLFPRPLETSRAGDVPESAPVIVQEYVPAETELRVFVVGERCLAFQVDKLDPAQLWVDPGAVRVTPVDVPGGLTDRLLALARHWRLQVAAFDLLVSGGDHVFLEVNVNCDWRWFEHRAADHRVSAAVHEWVAARFKELLGAGKGR, translated from the coding sequence ATGACCGTGGCCGGGCGGGGGGACGAGCCGGTCCCCCCGCCCGACGTCGTCAGACCGGTCCAGCCCACCCCGCTGCTGCTCCAGGGCCAGGACTACCTCTTCCGGTCGCAGCCCAAGTGCCTGGACTTCCAGGAGCAGGTGCACCGCCTCGGGATGGTCGACCCGGGTGACGGCGGCCCCGTGCCCTGCGTGCTGGTCCTCGCCCGCGCCGCCGACATGGAGATGAACGAGCTCTCCATCGCGCTGGCCGAGCGCGGCATCCGGATGGCCCGCATCGACGCCGACCGCTCGGTCGACCTGCCGCTCACCGTCTACACCGACCAGCCGCTGCTGGAGCTCGACCGCTGGCTGCTGCGCCCCCTGCTGGTGTGGCGCAGGCACTTCGAGCTGGCCTCCATCCCGGTCGAGCCGGGCACCCTGGCCGGCGCCTACGCCGTGGACCAGTGGGGCTCGGTGGCCAACTGGCTGGCCAGCCGCGGCGACTGGGCGCACGTCAACCCCAGCCGCGCCACCGCGCACCTCGACCGGCTCACCCAGCTCGCCGACGCCTCCGCCTTCGGCCTGCGCGTGCCGCGCACCACCGTCACCACCCGCCCCGGCCGCACCCGGCCCGGCGGCGGGCGCTGCATCGTCAAGACCTCGGGCCGCCACCTGCTGGAACCGCGCCCCGGCAGGCAGCACGGCCTGTTCCCGCGCCCGCTGGAGACCAGCCGCGCGGGCGACGTGCCCGAGTCCGCGCCGGTCATCGTGCAGGAGTACGTGCCCGCCGAGACCGAGCTGCGGGTGTTCGTGGTCGGCGAGCGCTGCCTGGCCTTCCAGGTCGACAAGCTGGACCCGGCGCAGCTGTGGGTGGATCCTGGGGCCGTCCGGGTGACGCCCGTCGACGTGCCGGGCGGGTTGACCGACCGGCTGCTCGCGCTGGCGCGGCACTGGCGCCTGCAGGTGGCCGCGTTCGACCTGCTCGTCTCCGGCGGTGACCACGTGTTCCTGGAGGTCAACGTCAACTGCGACTGGCGGTGGTTCGAGCACCGCGCCGCGGACCACCGGGTGTCCGCGGCGGTGCACGAGTGGGTGGCGGCGCGGTTCAAGGAGCTCTTGGGTGCGGGCAAAGGTCGCTGA
- a CDS encoding DUF58 domain-containing protein: MNRAQRLREAITGGRGARWHPTDALVRGLVLGVGMVVLGGLLHEVELVLIGAPLLISTLVALVTPVGGVPRVDVRRLPRTGEVGAAKSSVGIDPGPGAEVVAIRLPVAGPGIGPVHLLPAEAGEVEVVLRRDAWGEGVDLRPDHLVAGPDALLVYGPVTAPERGRLLLPPVEPLPAGLLPARAAGLVGAHRARRPGDSVELRDIRAFQPGDRLRRIDWRVSLRSGDLHVREHHAEADADVVLALDTRLDLGAEVGDWSTTARGAGARPGGSLDRAVRAAASLAAGYLRQGDRVSLVDLARPRLGLRAGAGRRQLLRVRHQLVVCARWVGWASRPVLRPEQVPHGALVVVLSPFLDADVVELTVHAARRGNAVLAVDVLPRPLRPDRETPWGRSALKVIELEHDVRLEAMRRHGVAVVAWGDPISGALRRARSARRVVR, from the coding sequence GTGAACCGCGCGCAGCGGCTCAGGGAGGCGATCACCGGCGGGCGCGGCGCGCGGTGGCACCCGACCGACGCGCTGGTGCGCGGGCTCGTGCTGGGCGTGGGCATGGTGGTGCTCGGCGGCCTGCTGCACGAGGTCGAGCTGGTGCTGATCGGCGCGCCGCTGCTGATCTCCACGCTGGTCGCCCTGGTCACCCCGGTCGGCGGGGTGCCGCGGGTGGACGTCCGCCGGCTGCCCCGCACCGGCGAGGTGGGCGCGGCGAAGTCGTCGGTCGGGATCGACCCGGGGCCGGGCGCCGAGGTGGTGGCGATCCGGCTGCCGGTGGCCGGCCCGGGGATCGGCCCGGTGCACCTGCTGCCCGCCGAGGCGGGCGAGGTGGAGGTGGTGCTGCGCCGCGACGCCTGGGGCGAGGGCGTGGACCTGCGGCCGGACCACCTGGTGGCGGGCCCGGACGCGCTGCTGGTCTACGGGCCGGTCACCGCGCCCGAGCGCGGCCGGCTGCTGCTGCCGCCGGTGGAGCCGCTGCCCGCGGGCCTGCTGCCCGCCCGCGCCGCCGGCCTGGTCGGCGCGCACCGGGCCCGGCGGCCGGGCGACTCGGTCGAGCTGCGCGACATCCGGGCGTTCCAGCCGGGCGACCGGCTGCGGCGGATCGACTGGCGGGTGTCGCTGCGCAGCGGTGACCTGCACGTCCGCGAGCACCACGCGGAGGCCGACGCGGACGTCGTGCTGGCCCTGGACACCCGGCTGGACCTGGGCGCGGAGGTCGGCGACTGGTCCACCACGGCGCGCGGCGCCGGTGCGCGGCCGGGCGGGAGCCTGGACCGGGCGGTGCGGGCGGCGGCGTCGCTGGCGGCCGGCTACCTGCGGCAGGGCGACCGGGTGAGCCTGGTGGACCTGGCCCGGCCGCGGTTGGGCCTGCGGGCCGGCGCCGGGCGGCGGCAGCTGCTGCGGGTGCGCCACCAGCTCGTGGTGTGCGCGCGGTGGGTGGGCTGGGCGTCGCGGCCCGTGCTGCGGCCCGAGCAGGTGCCGCACGGCGCGCTGGTGGTGGTGCTGTCGCCGTTCCTGGACGCGGACGTGGTGGAGCTGACCGTGCACGCGGCGCGGCGCGGCAACGCGGTGCTGGCCGTGGACGTGCTGCCCCGGCCGCTGCGGCCCGACCGGGAGACGCCGTGGGGGAGGAGCGCGTTGAAGGTGATCGAGCTGGAGCACGACGTGCGGCTGGAGGCGATGCGGCGGCACGGGGTGGCCGTGGTGGCGTGGGGCGACCCGATCTCGGGCGCGCTGCGGCGGGCGCGGTCGGCGCGGCGGGTGGTGCGGTGA